Proteins encoded together in one Lathyrus oleraceus cultivar Zhongwan6 chromosome 5, CAAS_Psat_ZW6_1.0, whole genome shotgun sequence window:
- the LOC127084623 gene encoding protein OCTOPUS — translation MTSKTRRLTTCHRHPSKPITGFCASCLTERLSGIESSSTDPELRRTKSCSGSGRTSAAVEPRRRSCEILAVPELQRGTLSDLFNLADEKKKKQTSNRNVEISGVEISDFDGGDTLRVLVENDEETKTMKEFIDLEIRRGKNGGRDSRGSFWDAASVFSKRLRKWKRKQKLKRSGGACDGSVIGNGVGLTSREVEKRRTRNFRETQSEVGEYGLSLGRRSCDTDPRLSVDDSRFSFDAPRASWDGYLIGKACPRFSPMVAINGDRVLVEEEEEGEEEVVNLESGGGGGGGEHYPGGSDQTKHYYSDRRRRSFDRSNSRRKSMVIGDVDELRVISNAKVSPATTELFYGAKVLITEEDLRGANLNPKNNGIVHSDCTTGSSSKEACDVEIGVDQKGPNKFHKWGKLWNKLGLIQRRKEDKLGEEECVSGDVVNKPIAESWQKLRRVVNGQGSESVSEKLIRSYSVSCRNHSRVPGFVNGLAGPETKGNVLNGRQELTLQRNRSVRYSSSNVDTGLLRFYLTPLKSYRRSRSGKSSRI, via the coding sequence ATGACTTCCAAAACGCGTCGTTTAACCACCTGTCACCGCCACCCTTCCAAACCCATCACCGGTTTCTGCGCTTCCTGCCTCACCGAACGTCTCTCCGGCATCGAATCCTCTTCCACTGACCCCGAACTCCGCCGTACCAAATCTTGTTCCGGCAGCGGTCGAACTTCCGCCGCAGTCGAACCCCGCCGTAGGTCCTGCGAGATCCTCGCTGTACCGGAGCTCCAGCGTGGAACGCTGTCGGACCTCTTCAATCTCGCCGatgagaagaagaagaagcagaCTTCGAATCGGAATGTCGAAATATCCGGTGTTGAGATTAGTGATTTCGACGGCGGCGACACTCTTAGGGTTTTAGTCGAAAATGACGAAGAGACGAAGACGATGAAGGAGTTTATAGATCTTGAAATTCGTAGAGGGAAGAACGGGGGAAGAGATTCAAGAGGGAGTTTCTGGGACGCGGCTTCGGTTTTCAGCAAAAGATTGAGGAAATGGAAGCGGAAACAGAAGTTGAAGAGAAGCGGTGGTGCTTGCGACGGTTCTGTCATCGGCAATGGTGTTGGTTTAACGAGCAGGGAGGTTGAGAAGCGTAGGACAAGGAATTTTAGAGAGACGCAATCGGAGGTTGGAGAGTATGGTTTATCATTGGGAAGAAGATCATGTGATACTGATCCTAGGTTATCTGTGGATGATTCGAGGTTTTCATTTGATGCACCTCGGGCTTCTTGGGATGGTTATTTGATTGGGAAAGCGTGTCCGAGGTTTTCCCCAATGGTTGCTATTAATGGTGATAGGGTTTTGgttgaggaagaagaagaaggagaagaagaggTGGTGAATTTGGAAagtggtggtggtggtggtggtggagaGCATTATCCTGGTGGTTCAGATCAGACAAAGCATTATTATTCCGATCGGAGAAGGAGAAGTTTTGATAGGTCAAATTCTCGTAGGAAATCGATGGTGATTGGAGATGTTGATGAATTGAGAGTGATATCTAATGCCAAGGTTTCACCGGCCACAACTGAGTTATTCTATGGTGCAAAAGTCTTGATCACTGAGGAAGATTTGAGGGGTGCTAATCTGAATCCTAAGAACAATGGTATTGTTCATTCTGATTGTACAACAGGGTCTTCTTCTAAGGAAGCTTGTGATGTTGAAATTGGAGTTGATCAAAAGGGGCCGAACAAGTTTCACAAATGGGGCAAGTTGTGGAATAAATTGGGATTAATACAGAGGAGAAAGGAAGATAAGTTGGGAGAGGAAGAATGTGTTTCTGGTGATGTTGTTAATAAGCCAATTGCCGAGTCTTGGCAGAAGCTTAGGAGGGTTGTTAATGGACAAGGGAGCGAATCGGTTAGTGAGAAGCTTATTCGTAGCTATAGTGTTAGTTGTAGAAATCATAGTAGAGTGCCTGGTTTTGTCAATGGCCTTGCAGGTCCTGAAACCAAAGGCAATGTTTTGAATGGAAGACAAGAGCTTACGCTTCAAAGGAATCGAAGTGTTAGGTATTCGTCGAGTAATGTTGACACTGGTCTATTAAGATTCTATTTGACACCTCTGAAGAGCTATCGGCGAAGCAGGTCAGGAAAGAGTAGCAGGATTTGA